TCGGGGAAGTTACACGCCAGACGGATCGCGGAGCGTTCCGAGTCTGCGTGAACCACCACCCCCTCGATGTTGTAACAAGCCTGCCCGAGCGTCATCACAGCTTTAGCGTACAGCAAGCTTTCCAAACCCACGGTCGAGTTAACCGTGACGACAAACTGACTTCGACGTATCAGCTCCTCGGTACTGTTTGCATTCGCAAATATCAGCCGATCATTCGCCTTCGCATGAAGATCTGGATATTCATGCTTACTAGAAGGATGCTCCTTGAAAACCGCCGGAAGGCCACAAGCCTCGCTCATCCGCTCAGCCAGCGCGAACAAGTCACGCATATTGCGGATCCAGGGCGAGAAGAATCGTATCTGGGTGTCGCTATCGACTTGAAACGGAAAAAAGATAAAACGCTCCGGCAGCTCGATAGACGACCCAAAGTCGCGCCGACCTTGTCTAGGTACAAGCACGAAAGACGAGACGCCGGGCACCACGCCGCGGCATCGATAAAACTCGGGGTCGCGCGCTAACGAGCTTTGGTAGTTCACCCCAAGCGGGTCGACCGTGGTGGTACTCGGCAGCAGCCCATTCTCAAAGAAGAAGCGCCTGGTTGACCCCGGAGTCAATGCCATAAGCAAACGACAATAACGATGGGAGCCATTCCAGACCGCGACCCCAACTGGTTTTTTTGCCTCGAGTAGTGCCTTGATGCTCAGCGCCACCAATAGCAGTTCGAGATACAGCCCAAAACGATAAAATCGCCCCGCGTACTTACGCTTCAGGCGCCGCTCGGCACATTTCTCATCAACAATTTCCCGCCAGTTGATGCACCGCAGTGTCGACCTCATCTCACGCCAAAGAGGCCATGGCAACTGACGGAGCGAAATCACCTCGCCCGAAAGATCACCGTCATCGAGCAAAGCCTGAAAATATCGACTCTGAAAAGGAGCGACAGAAAAGAAGATAAAACCGTTCATTTTGCCAATACCTGGGTACAACCCAGCCCGCAACAAGGTCTACTAAACCGCGACTAACGAGGACAACCTTCGACCAAGGCCAGATACTGGCTACGGTACTGCCCAACACTGTGGTGTGCTTGCAGATAGCCGAAAGCACAGAGTCCTCGTTCACGCAACGCGGTGCCCGGCAACTCAAAATGCTCAACCAGCGCTTTCGTCAGTCCGCCAACATCTCCGACACGAACGGCCGTTCCCCCGGCGCCCTTGATAATCGGCGCCATAGCCGGGATGTCCGAAGCGATCACTGGGAGTTCGCCGCTCATCGCCTCCAACAGCGCCAACGGCAAGCCTTCACTCAGAGACGGCATCACAAAAACGTCAAAAGCCCGAACGAACCTCAGAGCGTCGGCCCTGGCACCAGGAAGTAGCACTCGTCCGGACAACCCCAGTCGCTCAATCGCCGCCT
The sequence above is drawn from the Pseudomonas sp. Z8(2022) genome and encodes:
- a CDS encoding capsular biosynthesis protein translates to MNGFIFFSVAPFQSRYFQALLDDGDLSGEVISLRQLPWPLWREMRSTLRCINWREIVDEKCAERRLKRKYAGRFYRFGLYLELLLVALSIKALLEAKKPVGVAVWNGSHRYCRLLMALTPGSTRRFFFENGLLPSTTTVDPLGVNYQSSLARDPEFYRCRGVVPGVSSFVLVPRQGRRDFGSSIELPERFIFFPFQVDSDTQIRFFSPWIRNMRDLFALAERMSEACGLPAVFKEHPSSKHEYPDLHAKANDRLIFANANSTEELIRRSQFVVTVNSTVGLESLLYAKAVMTLGQACYNIEGVVVHADSERSAIRLACNFPDWPLSDATREGFIHYLHEEYCIPGSWQHPNQAHIDRVVARLTGRD